In Streptococcus parauberis NCFD 2020, the sequence CAAAGACTGGCAAGAAGAAACATATAAACATTTGCACAGTCATCCCGAATTATCAATGCAAGAAGTGGAGACTGCCCAATTTATCTTTAAAACACTAGAATCTTATGGTTACCAAACTCAAAAAATTGGTGGCGGAGTAGTTGGTATCTTGGAGAATGGTCAGGGTCCCAAAATCCTCTTTCGCGCTGATATTGATGCCTTACCGGTCAAAGAAGAAAGTGGCTTAGATTATGCATCGACAGTTGTGATGGAAGATTTAGAAGGCAACCAGGTCCCTGTAATGCACGCCTGTGGACATGATATGCATATCACAGCAGGACTAGGAGCAGCTTGGGCACTTGCACAACATCAAGACAAGTGGTCAGGAACTTACATTGCCCTTTTTCAACCAGGTGAAGAAACTGCTCAAGGTGCCAAAGCCATGCTTGCTGATGGACTGCTAGACAAAATTCCCCACCCTGAAATTGCGCTCGCTCAACACGTTTTAACTGAACCAGTAGCTGGACAGGTTGGCACTATGTCTGGACCATTTTTATCCACGGCAGCTTCAATTAAAATTATCATCAAAGGCAAGGGTGCCCATGGCTCAATGCCTCATTTAAGTATAGACCCGATTGTTATTGGTTCAGCAATCGTCTCACGGCTTCAAACAATAGTTGCACGCGAAGTCGATCCCTTTCAATTTGCCGTTGTCAGTGTTGGCGCTTTTCAGTCTGGTTTGAAAGCAAATATTATCCCAGATACGACGACTTTACTGCTCAATGTCCGAGCTTACAGTGATCAAATCAAAGACCAACTGATCAAGGCCATCAAACGTATAGCAGAAGCGGAGTGCCAAGCAGGTGGTTGTCAAGAAAAACCTGACTTTGAAGTCTATGATATCTTCCCTTTGACGGATAATGATGGTAAAATAGCAGAGCAGGTTAGTCAATCCTTTAAAACATATTTAGGGGAAGAACGCACTAATTCTTATCACCAAATGACTGCCTCCGAGGATTTTTCCTATATCCCAAGAGAGCTTGGTATTCCGTATTTTTACTGGGGATTTGGTGGCTTTACAGAGGATCAAACGGTTTATGCCAATCACAATCCAAAGTTTGCACCAGCCATTCAGCCGAGCTTAACAACAGGTACCCAAGCAGCAGTAGTTGCTATCTTAACATATTTAGGTAATGAACATTAATGACAGAGAATTATAACAAGTATATCGTAAAGGTTGCCATGCAAGCAGGCATTGAGATGTTAGAATCCAATGCCGAATGCTACCGCGTTGAAAATACCGTCCAACGGATGCTTCAAGTTAGTGAACAACCAATTACAGAGGTCTTCGCCAATACAACAGGGCTTTTTATCACCTTAGACGGTCCTGACTTAGACGAGCCAATAACACTGATTAAACGAATTACTAAGCGTGATACCAATTTACGGAAGATTCATATCGTTAATCAGATTTCGCGTGATTTGACTTCGAATAAGATTACCTTTGAAGAAGCCTATGCCAAATTAATGCGCATGGATAAGAAGAATTACTCCAAGAATGTAGTCGGCGTATCGACCATCCTTTTAGTGATTTCATTTGCCATCCTGCTTGGTGGTGATATGAATGAAATCCTCCTTTCTGTAATTGCGGCCTTTCTTTTACTTTTTTCCTATAAATTAAAGGACTTCTTAGCTTTAAATGATTTCATTTTCGGAACGGTCGCAACACTCTTAGTAGCAACCATCATTCCTGTCATTATTCATCTCTCGCGAATGCCTAATCCGTCATTTGACATCGTCGTCATTTCTGTTTTGATGCCTCTATTCCCGGGGACAGCCTTTACCAATGGTTTTCGTGATTCTTTCAAAGGAGATTATGGATCAGGGATTACGAAAATTGTTGAAGCGTTGATTATTGCCGTTAGTTTAGGTGTAGGTGTTGCCTTAGGCCTCTTTATTGCGAAAGGAATTATCACATGGGTATGATTTTACAAATAATTGGTGCCTATGTCGCAACAGTGACTTCAGGCGTCCTTCTCGAAACTCCCCGACACGTTGCCTACCAAACTGGATTCATCGGTGCAGCAGGTTACTGGATTTATCTACTCGTCTTACCTCATACACAGATTGGATTAGCAACATTATGTGGCGGCATTGTGATTGCTTTTATGTCGCAAATCGCTGCGCGTATACTTAAGTCACCAGTCACAGTCTTCTATATACCAAGTTATTTTCCTTTAGTTCCTGGAGCAGGGGTTTACCGCATTGCATATTACTATATCCAAGGAAATCCTAGTCTGTCAGGAAAATATTTTATTGAATCAATCTTCGTTTCAGGTGCCATTGCTTTATCAGTATTCTTAGTTGATTCCTTCCTGGAGATCTATAATTTCGTCAAGAAAGAAAAATTACATATTAATCATTAGACTTACTGTTGGTAAGTCTTTTTATTTTTATCCAGACAGCTAGATTACCGACTCTTGTTAATCCTTTAGTGTAGGAACCCCAGTATTGGCAAAGTTGACCACCAAATTGCTTTTTATAATTAAAATTACCTATGCCGTCTTTACTTTTATCCGTTTCAATGGTTCCACCAAAATTGAAGTAGTCAATTCTATGGTCGACTGCATAGGTCAACATTTCGATATTAATCATGGTAGCACCGCCAAAGACAAGATATTCTACTAGATTACCTCCAAAATATGAGAGCAGTTGGTTGCCATGTTCAATGAAGAGATAGGAAGACAGTGGCAAAATATCTGAGTTTATCTGAAAGGAATGAAAATCTTGTAATCGTTTGTGATAACTATTTAATTTTTGTTTGGTGTTTTTGATAGCCACATTCCGCTTTTTAGAGTCTGGTTTTTGCTTTAGCTCTGCAATTCTCTTAGTAAAATCAACAATTTGATCATTTAGGCTTTTTTCGTAAGGTTTGCACTCGAGATAGGCAAACATAAATTTGGCGCGTGAACCAAAATTTGTCTTTAATTGTTGAAAAAACTGTTTATCTGGAATTGAGAAGTTTCTTCGTTTGGCGGTTTTGGCAAGTATTTGATAAAAATGGTATATTTCAGATTCATCTAGTTCTCTTACTTTTACATAGGCTTCCTTACTTTTCTTGATATTTCGTATTAAGACGGGCGAGAATGAGTCCACTAACTCTTTGTAAGAATTGTAGGACCTCAAGTCTTTGATGAAGTTTTGATTATCACCTTCTAAAAGAAAGTCGGTATCATAATAGTTCAAGTAACCCTTATCTAAAAGAAACTTGTTAATGTAAGCATGATTGTTCTGACTGATCACTTGTAGATTTTCATTATTGTGCGTGCGAATTTGATTAGGATGTATCATTAATGAAAGTGCCTTTTTGGTGCGGACATGCTCTTCTATGAGTTTTATAGCTTGCTGATACCGCTGCTCACTATTACCATTTTTAAGAAGAGGACCATGGATTAGAAGAGCCTGCTTAAAGTAGCGCCATTTTTTTGCATAATTTATTACTGCAAGACCGACGACTTCCTCATTTTCGACCAATGCTAGACGTTCACAGAACAAGTAATTATTTCTAGAGACTTGCAACTCATAGATTTCGTTTGATTGTAGAAAATTTGACCATTTAAATTCTTCTTGTAAATTTATAAATATTTCTTTCTTACAGTTTATTAGTTTCATAAATC encodes:
- a CDS encoding threonine/serine exporter family protein, translating into MGMILQIIGAYVATVTSGVLLETPRHVAYQTGFIGAAGYWIYLLVLPHTQIGLATLCGGIVIAFMSQIAARILKSPVTVFYIPSYFPLVPGAGVYRIAYYYIQGNPSLSGKYFIESIFVSGAIALSVFLVDSFLEIYNFVKKEKLHINH
- a CDS encoding threonine/serine ThrE exporter family protein, which codes for MTENYNKYIVKVAMQAGIEMLESNAECYRVENTVQRMLQVSEQPITEVFANTTGLFITLDGPDLDEPITLIKRITKRDTNLRKIHIVNQISRDLTSNKITFEEAYAKLMRMDKKNYSKNVVGVSTILLVISFAILLGGDMNEILLSVIAAFLLLFSYKLKDFLALNDFIFGTVATLLVATIIPVIIHLSRMPNPSFDIVVISVLMPLFPGTAFTNGFRDSFKGDYGSGITKIVEALIIAVSLGVGVALGLFIAKGIITWV
- a CDS encoding peptidoglycan bridge formation glycyltransferase FemA/FemB family protein, giving the protein MRFMKLINCKKEIFINLQEEFKWSNFLQSNEIYELQVSRNNYLFCERLALVENEEVVGLAVINYAKKWRYFKQALLIHGPLLKNGNSEQRYQQAIKLIEEHVRTKKALSLMIHPNQIRTHNNENLQVISQNNHAYINKFLLDKGYLNYYDTDFLLEGDNQNFIKDLRSYNSYKELVDSFSPVLIRNIKKSKEAYVKVRELDESEIYHFYQILAKTAKRRNFSIPDKQFFQQLKTNFGSRAKFMFAYLECKPYEKSLNDQIVDFTKRIAELKQKPDSKKRNVAIKNTKQKLNSYHKRLQDFHSFQINSDILPLSSYLFIEHGNQLLSYFGGNLVEYLVFGGATMINIEMLTYAVDHRIDYFNFGGTIETDKSKDGIGNFNYKKQFGGQLCQYWGSYTKGLTRVGNLAVWIKIKRLTNSKSND
- a CDS encoding amidohydrolase translates to MAIKEILESLEEIKDWQEETYKHLHSHPELSMQEVETAQFIFKTLESYGYQTQKIGGGVVGILENGQGPKILFRADIDALPVKEESGLDYASTVVMEDLEGNQVPVMHACGHDMHITAGLGAAWALAQHQDKWSGTYIALFQPGEETAQGAKAMLADGLLDKIPHPEIALAQHVLTEPVAGQVGTMSGPFLSTAASIKIIIKGKGAHGSMPHLSIDPIVIGSAIVSRLQTIVAREVDPFQFAVVSVGAFQSGLKANIIPDTTTLLLNVRAYSDQIKDQLIKAIKRIAEAECQAGGCQEKPDFEVYDIFPLTDNDGKIAEQVSQSFKTYLGEERTNSYHQMTASEDFSYIPRELGIPYFYWGFGGFTEDQTVYANHNPKFAPAIQPSLTTGTQAAVVAILTYLGNEH